Within the Metasolibacillus fluoroglycofenilyticus genome, the region GTGGGTGACATTAGCTGATAAAGTGGATGCAGAGCTTTTAGCACATGCACCGAATTTAAAAATAGTAAGCACATTATCAGTGGGCTTTAATAATATTGATATAAACGCGCTGCGCGGTCGAGGTATTATTGCAACTAATACACCAGATGTTCTAACGGAAACAACTGCTGATTTAGTGTTTGCTTTGCTGTTAGCAACTGCTAGAAGAATTCCAGAGGCAGAGCGTTATTTGCGGGAAGGACAGTGGGAAGGCTGGTATCCTTTACAGCTTGTTGGTAAAGATGTAGGAGGGGCGACGATTGGTATTATCGGCTTAGGACGCATCGGACAAGCTGTAGCGCAAAGAGCATTAGGCTTTAATATGAAAGTGTTATATTATAATCGCAGTCGAAAAATAGCTGTTGAAGAGCAATACGGTTTTCATTATAGGGTATTTGAGGATGTATTAAAGGAAGCTGATTTCATCGTGCTAATGACACCCTATAGCGAGGCAACAAAAGGGCTGATTGGGGAACGGGAGCTAGCATTAATGAAGGATGATGCTGTACTAATTAATGCGGCTCGTGGAGGCATTATTGATGAAGTAGCTCTTTATCATGCATTAAAAAATGGAAAGCTATGGGCAGCAGGTCTAGATGTTTTTGAACAAGAGCCAGTCGATTTACAGCATCCCCTGTTAACATTGCCGAATGTTGTGGCCTTACCGCATATCGGCAGTGCCTCCTTGCAAACGAGAACAGCAATGATGAACTTAAATGTTCAAGCGCTATGTGCATATGCACGGGGAGAACAGGTGTTGAATAGAATCAATTAATTCGGATTGAAAAATCATTCCAATTCCATACAATCTATATTTCTGTTATGATAATGACAGACTGGAGGAAAAAAGAATGTTAATGACTTCTGAATGGGCATTTATTTTAGATGAAGCGGATGAGCTAAGTGCAATGATTCTTTCCTCAGACCCAGTAAAAAGGCTGAAGGATGCATATACAGCCGTTTATACAGATGGCAAGCTAGCTAGTCAAATTCAAGCATTTGGGCGAATGAAGGAGCATTATGAGGATGTGCAGCGCTTCGGTAAGTATCACCCAGATTATCATACAATTATGAAGAAAATACGAGAACAAAAGCGTGCACTTGATCTTGATGATCGTATTGCGGCTTTAAAGCTTGCTGAAAATGATGTGCAGGATTTATTAGACGAAGTTAGTTTAATAATAGGACGCTCGGTTTCTGAAGCAGTGAAGGTGCCAGTTAGCAATCCGTTCTTTAATAGTGGTAGTAGCTGTGGCGCAGGCTGCGGCACGGGCGGAAGCTGCTCTTGCTCGGCATAAAACAACCTATCCGTGGGGGATTTTTCACCCTACGGTTTTTTTTATTTAATTTTTTTAGTGTACTTGCTGTAACCATAGATTCAAAGAGGCTATTTCAAAAGTCGAACTTCTTCGTGGTGCAGTGAAAATGCAGCTTTAAATTTTAAATTAAAAAAAGCTACTAAACCTAGTGTTTATCCCATTTTCT harbors:
- a CDS encoding 2-hydroxyacid dehydrogenase, which produces MKKKLLITRKLPAHIVEPLGVYYDIAEWREEEASMPRQKLLASVKDCEALWVTLADKVDAELLAHAPNLKIVSTLSVGFNNIDINALRGRGIIATNTPDVLTETTADLVFALLLATARRIPEAERYLREGQWEGWYPLQLVGKDVGGATIGIIGLGRIGQAVAQRALGFNMKVLYYNRSRKIAVEEQYGFHYRVFEDVLKEADFIVLMTPYSEATKGLIGERELALMKDDAVLINAARGGIIDEVALYHALKNGKLWAAGLDVFEQEPVDLQHPLLTLPNVVALPHIGSASLQTRTAMMNLNVQALCAYARGEQVLNRIN
- a CDS encoding YlbF family regulator, translating into MLMTSEWAFILDEADELSAMILSSDPVKRLKDAYTAVYTDGKLASQIQAFGRMKEHYEDVQRFGKYHPDYHTIMKKIREQKRALDLDDRIAALKLAENDVQDLLDEVSLIIGRSVSEAVKVPVSNPFFNSGSSCGAGCGTGGSCSCSA